The following are from one region of the Stanieria cyanosphaera PCC 7437 genome:
- a CDS encoding type II toxin-antitoxin system PemK/MazF family toxin: MDGRILRREIYWANLNPIRGREQGGNQPVLIISNNIFNQRSGTTVILAITSVKLRVKYPLILELDCSSLPKQSWVKITQIRTISNERIGDYIGQIDIAQMKEIILAIDDLIGED; the protein is encoded by the coding sequence TTGGATGGAAGAATATTGAGAAGAGAAATTTATTGGGCAAATTTAAATCCTATACGTGGTAGAGAACAAGGTGGAAATCAACCAGTATTAATTATTAGTAATAATATTTTTAATCAACGTTCTGGAACAACGGTAATTCTAGCAATTACGAGCGTTAAACTTAGAGTAAAATATCCTTTGATTTTAGAATTAGATTGCTCATCTTTACCTAAACAATCTTGGGTTAAAATTACTCAAATTCGTACTATTTCAAATGAAAGAATTGGAGATTACATCGGTCAAATAGATATTGCACAGATGAAAGAAATTATTTTAGCAATTGACGATCTAATTGGAGAAGATTAA
- a CDS encoding DUF433 domain-containing protein, whose product MTTKSDVIVSDPELMGGTPVFRGTRVPIKNLIDYLEAGDSLDTFLDHFPSVTKQDAISVLELAKEMLITYAHPA is encoded by the coding sequence ATGACAACTAAAAGTGATGTCATTGTTAGCGATCCAGAACTTATGGGAGGAACTCCTGTATTTAGAGGAACTCGCGTCCCCATTAAAAACTTAATTGATTATTTAGAAGCAGGAGATTCACTAGATACATTTCTCGATCATTTTCCCAGTGTTACTAAACAAGATGCCATATCTGTTCTAGAATTGGCTAAGGAAATGCTAATTACTTATGCGCATCCTGCTTGA
- a CDS encoding DUF5615 family PIN-like protein produces MRILLDECVPNPLKREFADLDIKTVREMGWSGTKNGVLLKLISESEFTIWLTSDRNIKYEQNLQQAGIAVIVMVARTNRISDLLPLIPKVRETLFTVKPGELIEVGSY; encoded by the coding sequence ATGCGCATCCTGCTTGATGAGTGTGTTCCTAACCCTTTAAAACGAGAATTTGCTGATTTAGATATTAAAACAGTCAGAGAAATGGGATGGTCGGGAACAAAAAATGGAGTATTACTAAAATTAATATCTGAGTCAGAATTTACTATTTGGCTAACGAGTGACCGTAATATAAAATACGAGCAAAATCTACAACAAGCCGGTATTGCAGTAATAGTTATGGTAGCCCGTACAAATCGTATTTCCGATTTATTGCCATTAATCCCAAAAGTACGTGAAACTTTGTTTACTGTTAAGCCAGGGGAATTAATTGAAGTTGGTAGTTATTGA
- the kdpA gene encoding potassium-transporting ATPase subunit KdpA yields MIQGFIQIALTLLIVVLIVPWFGNYMARIFLAQKTILEPIAQPLEKLIYTVGGINYQKNMTGWRYARSVLISNLVMLVFVFLILIFQGLLPLNPTGLTAPSWDLALHTAISFVTNTNQQHYSGETTYSYASQMFALGFMMFTSAATGIAVAIAFIRGLTGNPLGNFYVDLTKSITRILLPISIVGGIVLLILGVPETLAPPAVANTLEGATQYIARGPVAHFEIIKQLGENGGGFFGINSAHPFENPNGFSNLIETVIMLVIPTSLIYTYGVIAGNKKQGWLIFGMVFIIYVILIVISAVGEYYGNPIINNFLGTNAPNLEGKEVRFGWAQTALWAVTTTGTMCGAVNGMHDSLMPTGGFATLFNMFLQIVWGGQGTGTAYLFVFLILTVFLTGLMVGRTPEFLGRKIEKQQIVLASVILLVHPIAVLIPSAITFINPDTLAGISNPGFHGVSQVVYEYTSAAANNGSGFEGLGDNTVWWNLTAAASMIIGRYIPIVALLLLADNMTRKQPVPKTPGTLRTDTTLFTGVTAGVILILGALTFFPVLALGAIAEGFEIAKNL; encoded by the coding sequence ATGATTCAAGGTTTTATTCAAATAGCTTTGACGCTATTAATTGTAGTTTTAATTGTGCCGTGGTTTGGCAATTATATGGCTCGTATTTTTCTAGCACAGAAAACTATTTTAGAGCCGATCGCACAACCACTTGAAAAATTAATTTATACAGTTGGTGGTATTAATTACCAAAAAAATATGACAGGTTGGCGGTATGCCAGAAGCGTACTGATTAGTAACCTAGTTATGTTAGTATTTGTGTTTTTAATCCTAATTTTTCAGGGCCTTTTACCTTTAAATCCGACGGGTTTAACTGCACCGAGTTGGGATTTAGCTTTGCATACAGCTATTTCTTTTGTTACTAATACTAATCAACAGCATTATTCTGGAGAAACTACTTATTCTTATGCTTCCCAAATGTTCGCTTTGGGATTTATGATGTTTACTTCCGCAGCAACAGGAATTGCTGTCGCGATCGCATTTATTCGTGGTTTAACAGGCAATCCTTTAGGTAATTTTTATGTAGATTTAACTAAATCAATTACTCGTATTTTATTACCAATCTCAATAGTAGGTGGTATTGTCTTATTAATCTTAGGTGTACCAGAAACTTTAGCCCCACCAGCAGTTGCTAATACTTTAGAAGGTGCAACTCAATATATCGCTAGAGGGCCTGTTGCTCATTTTGAAATTATTAAACAATTAGGGGAAAATGGCGGTGGTTTTTTTGGCATTAATTCTGCCCATCCCTTTGAAAATCCGAATGGTTTTTCAAACTTAATTGAAACCGTAATTATGTTAGTTATTCCTACCTCTTTAATTTATACCTACGGAGTTATAGCGGGAAATAAAAAACAAGGTTGGCTAATATTTGGGATGGTATTTATTATTTATGTAATTTTAATTGTAATTTCAGCAGTAGGAGAATATTACGGCAACCCAATTATTAACAATTTTCTGGGTACAAATGCACCTAATTTAGAAGGAAAAGAAGTTCGTTTTGGGTGGGCGCAGACTGCTTTATGGGCAGTGACTACGACAGGAACGATGTGTGGCGCAGTTAATGGAATGCACGATTCTTTAATGCCGACTGGTGGTTTTGCTACTTTATTTAATATGTTTCTACAAATAGTTTGGGGTGGACAAGGTACGGGTACAGCGTATTTATTTGTGTTCCTTATTTTAACTGTATTTCTAACAGGTTTAATGGTAGGAAGAACCCCAGAGTTTTTAGGAAGAAAAATTGAAAAACAACAAATCGTTTTAGCTAGTGTGATTTTGCTAGTTCATCCCATTGCTGTTTTAATTCCCAGTGCGATTACTTTTATTAATCCAGACACTTTAGCAGGTATTAGTAATCCTGGTTTTCATGGCGTTTCCCAAGTTGTTTATGAATATACCTCCGCAGCAGCTAATAATGGTTCGGGTTTTGAAGGCTTAGGAGATAATACTGTCTGGTGGAATCTTACCGCAGCAGCATCAATGATTATAGGAAGATATATTCCCATTGTTGCCTTACTTTTACTCGCTGATAACATGACTCGCAAACAACCAGTACCCAAAACTCCTGGAACTTTGCGTACCGATACAACCTTATTTACTGGAGTTACAGCAGGAGTCATTTTAATTCTCGGCGCACTTACCTTTTTCCCAGTCTTGGCATTAGGGGCAATTGCTGAAGGATTTGAAATCGCTAAAAATTTATAA
- a CDS encoding GNAT family N-acetyltransferase, with protein MPIIKQIQPHQTADVKNLIFQICQELFEATPKVIQTYDPMLDIDRVQVDYFDRQGTFLIVMDENTVIGCGGIKRLNDEICELKRMWLQKNYRGQGLGFRLAKMLVDFAKRTGYKRIRLDVFSQEKQRLAISFYQKLGFYFIDRYNDSPCQVFMEKILG; from the coding sequence ATGCCTATAATCAAGCAAATTCAGCCTCATCAAACAGCAGATGTCAAAAACCTTATCTTTCAAATTTGTCAGGAATTGTTTGAGGCAACACCAAAAGTAATTCAAACTTACGATCCAATGTTAGATATTGATCGCGTACAAGTCGATTATTTTGATCGACAAGGTACGTTTTTGATAGTGATGGATGAAAACACTGTAATTGGATGTGGAGGAATTAAACGCTTAAATGATGAAATTTGTGAGTTAAAGCGAATGTGGTTGCAGAAAAATTATCGAGGACAAGGATTAGGTTTTCGACTCGCGAAGATGCTTGTAGATTTTGCTAAAAGAACAGGTTATAAGCGAATCCGTTTAGATGTCTTTTCTCAAGAAAAACAAAGATTGGCGATCTCTTTTTATCAAAAACTAGGCTTTTACTTTATCGATCGCTATAACGATAGTCCCTGCCAAGTTTTTATGGAAAAAATTCTTGGTTAA
- the kdpB gene encoding potassium-transporting ATPase subunit KdpB → MTVNNRPMAATGTRHQQNKQKKVSNKGLYQRAFQDAFVKLNPKVMLKNPVMFVVWVGTIITALLTINPDLFGSIPGENQRFFNGLVTVILFLTILFANFAEAVAEGRGKAQADSLRSTKSDTTARKVLPSGKIEEVSSTNLHKGDIIQVVAGEIIPADGEVIEGVASVDESAITGESAPVLKEPGSDMASSVTGGTKIISDELKIRVSSDPGKGFLDRMIALVEGAERTKTPNEIALTVLLAVLTEVFLIVVATIPPIANYVGSPVGVVTLISLLVALIPTTIGGLLSAIGIAGMDRVAQFNVVATSGRAVEACGDINTLVLDKTGTITLGNRLAEQFIPVNGHTEAELAEVALAASLFDTTPEGKSIVKLAEKLGAKITFEPHSAEGIEFSARTRMSGTDLPNGKEVRKGAINAIKGFVRSRGGEVSSDLDDAYERVSRLGGTPLGVALDGDMYGVIYLKDIIKPGMRERFDQLRRMGVKSVMLTGDNRITASVIAQEAGVDDFIAEATPEDKIAVIQKEQEQGKLVAMTGDGTNDAPALAQANVGLAMNTGTQAAKEAANMVDLDSDPTKLIDLVTIGKQLLITRGALTTFSLANDIAKYFAIIPAMFAAAGIGSLNVMGLTSSQSAVLSALIYNALIIPALIPLALKGVKFRPLSANQLLTRNILLYGLGGIIAPFIGIKVIDLLITGVGLS, encoded by the coding sequence ATGACCGTCAACAATCGCCCGATGGCAGCAACAGGTACGCGCCATCAACAAAATAAACAGAAAAAAGTCAGCAACAAAGGACTTTATCAACGCGCCTTTCAAGATGCTTTTGTCAAACTCAATCCCAAAGTGATGTTAAAAAATCCCGTCATGTTTGTGGTTTGGGTAGGCACAATTATTACTGCTTTACTAACAATTAATCCAGATCTTTTTGGCAGTATTCCAGGAGAAAACCAACGCTTCTTTAACGGTTTAGTTACCGTAATTCTTTTCCTCACTATTCTCTTTGCCAACTTTGCTGAAGCAGTCGCCGAAGGAAGGGGGAAAGCCCAAGCAGACTCTTTGCGTTCTACTAAATCCGATACTACCGCTAGAAAAGTTTTACCCAGTGGAAAGATTGAAGAAGTTAGTTCTACCAATCTGCATAAAGGCGATATTATTCAAGTAGTTGCAGGAGAAATCATTCCTGCTGATGGTGAAGTAATTGAAGGGGTTGCATCCGTTGATGAATCGGCAATAACTGGAGAATCTGCCCCCGTTCTTAAAGAACCAGGTTCCGATATGGCAAGTTCAGTTACGGGAGGCACTAAAATTATTTCGGATGAGTTAAAAATTCGAGTATCTTCCGATCCTGGTAAAGGCTTTTTAGACAGAATGATTGCCCTGGTAGAAGGGGCAGAAAGAACTAAAACTCCTAACGAAATTGCCCTCACGGTTTTACTAGCAGTCTTGACTGAAGTATTTCTGATCGTCGTCGCAACGATTCCCCCCATTGCTAATTATGTGGGTTCTCCTGTGGGAGTAGTAACTCTAATTTCCTTGTTAGTTGCCCTCATTCCTACTACAATCGGCGGTTTACTTAGTGCGATCGGAATTGCAGGTATGGATCGGGTAGCGCAGTTTAACGTCGTAGCGACATCGGGAAGGGCAGTAGAAGCTTGTGGAGATATTAATACCTTAGTACTAGATAAAACGGGAACGATTACTCTAGGCAATCGTTTAGCGGAACAGTTTATTCCTGTCAACGGACATACAGAAGCAGAATTAGCCGAAGTCGCTTTAGCTGCTAGTTTATTTGATACTACTCCCGAAGGCAAATCAATTGTGAAACTCGCCGAAAAACTAGGGGCAAAAATTACATTTGAACCCCATTCCGCAGAAGGGATTGAATTTTCTGCTAGAACTCGTATGAGTGGTACAGATTTACCTAACGGTAAGGAAGTTAGAAAAGGGGCGATTAATGCGATCAAAGGTTTTGTGCGTTCTCGCGGTGGTGAAGTTAGTTCAGATTTAGATGATGCTTACGAAAGAGTTTCCCGTCTCGGTGGTACGCCTTTGGGTGTTGCATTAGACGGAGATATGTATGGGGTAATTTATCTCAAAGATATTATCAAACCAGGAATGCGCGAACGTTTCGATCAGTTGCGTCGTATGGGTGTTAAAAGCGTGATGTTAACTGGAGATAACCGCATTACCGCTTCAGTGATTGCCCAAGAAGCAGGAGTTGATGATTTTATTGCCGAAGCTACCCCAGAAGATAAGATTGCCGTCATTCAAAAGGAACAGGAACAAGGTAAGTTAGTCGCGATGACGGGAGATGGTACTAATGACGCACCAGCTTTAGCACAGGCTAATGTGGGGTTGGCAATGAATACAGGTACTCAAGCAGCGAAAGAAGCAGCCAATATGGTGGATTTGGATTCGGATCCGACTAAGTTAATCGATCTCGTTACTATTGGGAAGCAGTTATTAATAACTCGCGGTGCGTTAACCACTTTTTCTCTGGCTAACGATATTGCTAAATACTTTGCCATCATTCCCGCCATGTTTGCAGCAGCAGGAATTGGTAGTTTGAATGTGATGGGTTTGACAAGTTCTCAATCGGCAGTTTTATCTGCATTAATTTACAACGCTTTGATTATTCCCGCTTTAATTCCTTTGGCTTTAAAAGGGGTAAAGTTTAGACCTTTAAGTGCCAATCAATTATTAACTAGAAATATTTTACTTTATGGTTTAGGTGGAATTATTGCACCTTTTATAGGAATTAAAGTTATTGATTTACTTATTACTGGAGTTGGTTTGAGTTAA
- a CDS encoding potassium-transporting ATPase subunit F produces the protein MKLNKTNEFFLTNNTIETIQNIRDRFLKNPLAIVLLLTMSLNLVIAPAVMAASGNEITKNTAYAIAILYCVTIALSIYLFTVIFQPERF, from the coding sequence ATGAAATTAAATAAAACGAATGAGTTTTTTCTAACTAATAATACTATCGAAACAATTCAAAATATACGCGATCGCTTTCTGAAAAATCCTTTAGCGATAGTCTTATTGTTAACCATGAGTTTGAATTTGGTTATTGCCCCTGCGGTGATGGCTGCTTCAGGTAATGAAATTACTAAGAATACGGCTTACGCGATCGCTATTTTATATTGCGTAACTATAGCCTTATCTATTTATTTATTCACCGTAATCTTTCAACCAGAAAGATTCTAA
- the kdpC gene encoding K(+)-transporting ATPase subunit C: protein MSILRETITGIRTTFILWLLTALIYPFLLILIGQFIFPYQANGSLITNAQGNIIGSALIGQNFTSDRASLALRDRYFLSRPSTTNYSTGDDAKPTGVSGASNLAPSNTDLTKRVQETITQLKQQGIEPTADLVYTSGSSLDPHITPEAAKAQIQRVAKARGLDTNQVEFLVNKNTEGRFLSIFGEPGVNVLTLNLALDNLNRS from the coding sequence ATGTCTATTCTTCGCGAAACAATTACAGGCATTCGTACCACTTTTATCTTGTGGTTATTAACGGCTTTAATTTATCCATTTCTCTTAATACTAATCGGGCAATTTATCTTTCCTTATCAAGCAAATGGTAGTTTAATTACTAATGCTCAAGGGAATATTATCGGTTCGGCTTTAATCGGACAGAATTTTACAAGCGATCGGGCAAGCCTGGCACTGCGTGATCGCTATTTTTTAAGTCGTCCTAGTACTACTAATTACAGCACTGGCGATGATGCCAAACCTACTGGAGTCAGTGGCGCAAGTAATTTAGCCCCAAGTAATACCGATTTAACTAAAAGAGTTCAAGAAACTATTACCCAATTAAAACAACAAGGAATCGAACCAACTGCTGATTTAGTTTATACTTCTGGTTCGAGTTTAGATCCTCACATTACTCCCGAAGCAGCTAAAGCACAGATACAAAGAGTAGCCAAAGCTAGAGGATTAGATACTAATCAAGTAGAATTTTTAGTTAATAAAAATACTGAAGGGAGATTTTTAAGTATTTTCGGCGAACCAGGAGTTAATGTTTTGACACTTAATTTAGCTTTGGATAATTTAAATCGAAGTTAG
- a CDS encoding GNAT family N-acetyltransferase: MVFEEVEYRDEVELPREQVVNLYSQCGWSSAEKPDALLFALSNSQTVISAWHQNSLIGLGNAISDRALVVYYSNLLVLPSYQNMGVGREIMKRLQSRYIDFHQQILLAINSAAPFYEKLGFKHSRGVRPMWIYDDSDIDAVKKQ, encoded by the coding sequence ATGGTTTTTGAAGAAGTTGAGTATCGAGATGAGGTAGAGTTGCCCCGCGAGCAGGTAGTCAATCTTTATTCTCAGTGCGGATGGTCATCGGCAGAAAAGCCGGATGCACTGTTATTCGCCCTTTCAAACTCGCAAACAGTTATCTCGGCGTGGCATCAAAATTCGCTAATTGGACTCGGTAACGCTATTTCGGATAGGGCATTAGTTGTTTATTATTCTAACTTATTAGTGTTGCCATCATATCAAAACATGGGTGTAGGGCGAGAGATTATGAAACGTCTTCAAAGTCGTTATATTGATTTTCATCAGCAAATATTGCTGGCGATCAACAGTGCTGCTCCATTCTATGAAAAACTTGGTTTTAAGCACTCACGGGGTGTTAGACCAATGTGGATATATGATGACAGTGACATTGATGCTGTCAAAAAACAATAG
- a CDS encoding type II toxin-antitoxin system RelE family toxin, which produces MKSSVTKTFRKRLSELPKSIQEQAVKAYALWKKDPYHPSLQFKRVSQRQPIYSARVTISYRVLGLLESNHIYWYWIGTHDEYDELLKRM; this is translated from the coding sequence ATGAAATCAAGTGTAACCAAAACTTTTCGTAAGCGACTGAGTGAACTTCCTAAATCGATTCAAGAACAAGCTGTTAAAGCTTATGCACTGTGGAAAAAAGATCCTTATCATCCCAGTCTTCAATTCAAACGAGTCAGTCAACGACAACCAATTTATTCTGCTCGTGTCACTATTAGCTATCGTGTTTTAGGCTTATTGGAGTCCAACCATATCTACTGGTACTGGATTGGCACACATGATGAGTATGATGAGTTGCTGAAACGGATGTAG
- a CDS encoding type II toxin-antitoxin system PemK/MazF family toxin, with protein sequence MTQPKPTLNRGDVVLVLFPNSNLSSAKTRPALIVQADDLQTGLSHIIVAMITSQMFRAGHPSRVTILLNSLEGQQSGLLTDSVVMTDNLATIVTSAVYRVIGSLPTSEIDEALKHTLNL encoded by the coding sequence ATGACGCAGCCAAAGCCAACTCTTAATCGGGGTGATGTTGTTTTGGTTCTGTTCCCAAATTCCAACCTAAGTTCTGCAAAGACACGACCTGCATTAATCGTACAAGCGGATGATTTACAGACAGGACTATCCCACATCATCGTTGCTATGATTACTAGCCAAATGTTTCGAGCAGGGCATCCCAGTCGCGTTACCATTTTGCTAAATTCGCTTGAGGGGCAGCAGTCAGGTTTGCTCACAGATTCAGTTGTCATGACTGATAACCTGGCAACGATTGTAACATCAGCAGTTTATCGTGTGATTGGCTCATTACCAACATCAGAGATTGATGAAGCATTGAAACACACTTTGAACTTGTAG
- a CDS encoding HigA family addiction module antitoxin: MNKNKLMPIHPGEVLLEEFLKPINLSQNQIALTIRVPARRINEIIHGKRRITADTALRLARYFDMSPRFWLGLQMDYDLAEDEIGEQLKKDVAVMASKKE, translated from the coding sequence ATGAACAAAAACAAGCTAATGCCAATTCATCCTGGTGAGGTGCTTTTAGAAGAATTTCTGAAACCTATAAACTTGAGTCAAAATCAAATCGCTCTAACTATTCGAGTTCCTGCACGACGTATTAATGAAATTATTCACGGCAAACGACGTATTACAGCAGATACGGCTCTTCGTTTAGCACGTTATTTTGATATGTCGCCCCGATTTTGGCTGGGATTGCAAATGGATTACGATTTAGCTGAAGATGAAATTGGAGAGCAACTGAAAAAAGATGTAGCTGTAATGGCAAGTAAAAAGGAATAA
- a CDS encoding universal stress protein, with protein MIEGNKITDSSAYQFFQRRGKHRIYIGMSPGVGKTYRMLQEAKGLLEEGIDVVIGLLETHGREETAEAASGLELIPRQQIKRGNHTLTEMDTEAILKRQPQLVLIDELAHTNVPGSQREKRYQDVEVVLAAGIDVFSTVNIQHLESLNDLVAKITGVVVRERIPDRILDEADEVVVVDVTPETLQERLREGKIYTLDKIERSLQNFFQRHNLVALRELALREIADNLEEIAESTTPKDKYCSIQERVLVCISTHPNSSHLLRRGARLASQMRSRLYVLYVNNPDRFLTKDESLYLEMCEKLSEQIGGEFIRVDSNNITTAIAQTAKKYFITQIVLGQTRRSRWQLLLRSSPVQELLKVLHDVDLHIIATNNNSR; from the coding sequence ATGATTGAAGGTAATAAAATAACCGATTCCTCTGCCTACCAATTCTTTCAACGACGGGGTAAACATAGAATCTACATTGGAATGTCTCCAGGTGTCGGTAAAACTTATCGAATGCTACAAGAAGCTAAAGGATTATTAGAAGAAGGAATTGATGTAGTTATTGGGTTACTAGAAACTCACGGCAGAGAAGAAACCGCCGAAGCAGCATCAGGATTAGAATTAATTCCTCGTCAGCAAATTAAACGAGGCAATCATACTTTAACTGAAATGGATACGGAGGCGATACTGAAGCGTCAACCTCAGTTAGTATTAATCGATGAATTAGCTCATACCAATGTACCAGGTTCGCAGCGAGAAAAACGTTATCAGGATGTAGAGGTAGTTTTAGCAGCAGGAATCGATGTTTTTTCTACGGTAAATATTCAACACTTAGAAAGTCTAAACGATCTAGTAGCAAAAATTACTGGAGTGGTAGTCAGGGAAAGAATTCCAGATCGAATACTAGATGAAGCTGATGAAGTAGTGGTAGTTGATGTTACTCCAGAAACTCTACAAGAACGTTTGCGGGAAGGTAAAATCTATACCCTCGATAAAATAGAGCGATCGCTACAAAATTTTTTTCAACGACACAATTTAGTTGCGCTGCGAGAATTAGCCCTCAGAGAAATTGCCGATAATCTCGAAGAAATTGCCGAATCTACTACTCCAAAAGATAAATACTGTAGTATTCAGGAACGAGTTTTAGTTTGCATCTCAACTCATCCTAATTCGTCTCATTTATTAAGAAGAGGGGCAAGACTCGCCAGTCAAATGCGATCGCGTTTGTATGTTTTATATGTTAATAATCCAGACCGTTTTTTAACTAAAGATGAGAGTTTGTATTTAGAAATGTGCGAAAAGTTGTCTGAACAAATAGGTGGGGAATTTATTAGGGTCGATAGTAATAATATTACAACAGCGATCGCTCAAACTGCTAAAAAATATTTTATTACTCAAATAGTTTTGGGACAAACACGCCGATCTCGTTGGCAATTATTGTTACGTAGTTCTCCAGTTCAAGAGTTACTTAAAGTTCTTCACGATGTCGATCTACATATTATTGCTACAAATAATAACAGCAGATAG